A genomic window from Quercus lobata isolate SW786 chromosome 10, ValleyOak3.0 Primary Assembly, whole genome shotgun sequence includes:
- the LOC115965358 gene encoding uncharacterized protein LOC115965358 codes for MKKKPEVEDEQDLEILKAVAQAWHNRSGSSRPMNEFDAPLRNFKGNPSRFKLEAMSKSSSANDSSHGATWDFGQSLCDSYEIVTLSRRLETGLLSDNPFVELDSPSRVRRRRKESRHSLRSLFNQISSRRLTGADIPRE; via the coding sequence ATGAAGAAAAAACCAGAGGTTGAAGATGAGCAAGACCTGGAAATCCTCAAGGCAGTGGCACAAGCATGGCACAACCGCTCTGGCAGCTCTAGGCCTATGAATGAATTTGATGCCCCCCTGAGAAATTTCAAAGGAAATCCTTCTCGATTCAAGCTAGAAGCAATGAGCAAATCATCATCAGCTAATGACAGCAGCCATGGTGCCACTTGGGATTTTGGGCAGTCTCTATGTGATTCCTATGAGATTGTGACCTTGTCCAGAAGGTTAGAGACTGGTTTATTGTCAGATAATCCATTTGTTGAGTTGGATAGTCCAAGTCGTGTCCGTAGGAGGCGCAAGGAGAGTCGGCATAGCCTTAGAAGTTTGTTCAATCAGATTTCTTCGAGGAGATTAACAGGGGCTGATATTCCAAGAGAATAG